Genomic DNA from Hymenobacter jejuensis:
ACGCGCAGCCAGCACAGCACGCGGTCGTTGGTGAGGTACTGGCGCGTAAACAGCTCGGCCATCAGGGCGCCACCCGCTTCTTCTTGATCTTCAACGCGGTACGTGTGCTTTAGGTCGAAGGTGCGGCCGTTGTCCAGGATGATTTCCACGCCGCGGCGCCGGGCGGCATCGTCGAGGGTCACCTCTTTTTTGTCGACGCTCAAAAAGCGCAACCGGCTAGCTTTCACCGTAAACTCCTGCCGGACCGGCGCCAGCGCGTAGCTCACCCGGCGGCCGTTTTCAATCAGGAAGGGGCGCTCGGTTTGGGGGCGCAGCGTGAGCACGCGGTTGCCGAGGGCGTTGGGCAGCACATGCAGATGCAGCACGCCGTTTTCCTGCGTGAGGCGGTAGTCGATATCCTGGCCCTTGGTCCAGTCGCTGGACACGCGCACGTTTTTGGGGTTGTTGCTGCTGATTTCGAATACCTTTTCTTCGCCTACATACAGTTCCGTATCGGTAGGCTTAAAGGCGATGGTAGTGCGCGTAACCGGCAGTAAATTAACGACTTGCGTACGCGTGAGCAACCGCCCGGCGCTGTCGGCATTTTGGGCAAACGTGAGCTTAAGAAACCGGGCCGCCGTGAGTTCTTTAAAGCGAATTTTGGCGCGGTAATGCCCATCAACGGCCGTCATCGAGTCCACCATCACAAAATCGGCGGAGCGGGTGAGGCGCAGCGGATTTCGCGGATCGAAGGCGATCGGGTAAGCCAGCACCTCGGCAGTTTCGTCTTCCTGCCGGTAGTAGAAGTAAAGGTTCGGTTCGCCCTGCACGGCGATGGTGTTGCGGCTAAGCGCGTAGTTGGAGGTGTCGGTGCGAAGCACCAAATCGCGCAGCAGAGGCATTTTGCCGGGCATCTGAGCCGCTGCTGACGAAGTTAAACCCAACCAAAGGAGCCAGACCAGCGCAACCCCAACACCACCGCGAAAACCCGAGAAATAGCGCACGCAACAAGCAAAGTCAATAGTGAGCAACCAGCAACCGATTATCCAGATCGGCTTAAGCTGGCAAAGTTAGGCGCTGCAAAGCTCGCAGGAAAAGGAAAAGTACTATTCGGGGCAAAAAAATACCTCATCCATTCGCGTCGGGCAATGCCCTGATCAGTAGCCCCTTGTTGCGAGCCGGATTCTGTTGATCGGAGAAAATATGGGCTTCTCAACGCTGCGTATTTGCCTAAAGAAGCGGAATGTCGGTGTTGGTTAATTAATATTTTATATGCATATAATATGCTGATTATCAATTAGTTGCTTATAAGAGTGAGAGGGCTCGCAGCATGCATAAGCCGTGGGCGAACATGCTGGCTGCCAGAGAGCCTTGTGCCAGGGCAAGGCAACCCAGGCATTGCCAATAGGGTACACTTGCTGAAAACCGCACCGAACGGTTCGGCTGGAAACCCGAATTCTCCTTGGCAAATGAGTACACATCCCGACCTGAACATCAAGCATACCTACGACATGGGCTTGATTGGCAACTGCGCTTATCTGGCTCTCATTAAGAAAGATACCTCCGTTTCGTGGCTGTGCTGGCCGCGCTTCGACAGCAGCTTCGTGTTCGGTAGCCTGCTCGATACCGAGAAGGGCGGCGAATACAGCATCAAACCCGCCGTGGGCGACTTTTCGACGCACCAGTACTACCTCGAAAACACCAACGTGCTGTGCACCGAAGTAGAGTGCGCCACTGGCCGCTACCGCGTCACGGATTTTGCCCCGCGCTTCCCGCAGTACGACCGCTACTACAAGCCCCTGATGTTTATTCGGAAGGTGGAACCCCTTGCTGGTGAGCCGGTTATCTGCGTTACCTGTAACCCGGTGGGCGATTACGGAAAAATTCAGCTCAGCCGCCGGCGCAGCTCCAACCACATCGCGTTTCTGGGGCTGGAAGAAGAAGTGCGGCTGACAACGGACATTCCGCTGACCTATGTGCTTGATAGGCAGTCATTTGTCCTGAATGAAACGCGCTACCTCGTTATGACTTATGGGGCGCCGCTGGAGGCTCCTCTGGATAGCACGGCCGAGCGTTTTCTGCGCGAAACCGTTCAGTATTGGCTGCGGTGGGTGAAAAGCACGAGCATCAGCAACTTCTACCAGACGCAGGTGATACGCTCGGCGCTGGCCCTCAAAATCCACCAGTACGAAGACACGGGCGCCATCATTGCGGCCACCACTACGTCGTTGCCCGAAGCGCCCGGCAGCGGCCGCAACTGGGACTACCGCTTCTGCTGGATGCGCGATACGTACTATATTCTCACGGCCTTCAACAACATCGGCCACTTCGAGGAGCTGGAGCGATACTTTCACTACATCGCCAACATTTCCGCCAAAATCCACGACAAGTACCAGCCGCTTTACGGCATCAGCGGTACCTCCGAACTCATTGAGAAAGAGCTGGATCACTTGGAGGGCTACCGCGGCAACAAGCCCGTGCGCATCGGCAACGATGCCTACACGCACATCCAAAACGACGTGTACGGACAAGTATTGGTGGCCCTCTTGCCCCTCTACGTCGACAAGCGCTTTGTAAACCCCGAGCGCGCCAACCCCGAGAAGCTGCTCGCCGAAGCCCTCAACATGATCAAGGCGACCATGAATATTCCGGATGCCGGTTTGTGGGAGTTTCGCAACATCGCGCAGTACCACTGCTACACCTACCTGTTCCATTGGGCCGGTAGCAACGCCGCCCGCAAAGTGGCGCGCAGCCTGCGCAACCCCGAAATGGAAGCCTTGGCCAACGAACTGATTCGGGAGTCAGCCCAGAAAATCGAGGATTGCTTCGACCCTAAGCGCGGTGCCTATACCAACGCCATTGGTTCGCCGCACCTCGACGCCAGCACCATTCAGCTCATCATGATGGGCTACCTCGACCCAGCCTCCGATGTGGCCAACACCCACTTAGAAGCCCTTGAAAAAGAGCTAAAAACGCCCGAAGGTCTGTTCTACCGCTATCGCCACGCCGACGACTTTGGCACGCCCGAAACCACGTTTCTCATCTGCTCTTTCTGGTACGTGGAGGCGCTAGCCTGCGTAGGCCGCGTAGCCGACGCAATCCGGGAATTTGAAAAGCTGATTACGTACACCAACCACCTCGGCCTGCTCAGCGAGGACGTGGACGCGCGCACCGGCAGCCAGTGGGGCAATTTTCCGCAGGCCTATAGCCACGTAGGTCTCGTAAATGCCGCCTACCGCATCGCTAAAAAGCTGGACACCCCGAATTTTGTGTAAATATTTGACTGATAAGTATTTATACTTGATAGGTAAATTCTGTATACAGAATTAAAGTAAGCCCCGATAATGCAACAAGCCCTTTTCCTACAGCATGTTATGTGCAGTAAGAAAAGGGCTTGTTGCTTATAAGACCGACGTGCAGTACGCAGGCCGTGGCTGTGTTTCTATAGCAAGCTCCGCAGTAGACGCCGCGCATCTTCGTGCGTGTCGATGTGGAAGCGTGCCAGCGAGCGCCAGGTGCTGCCTACCTTCACGGTGTAGGCTTCGGGCGGCATGGCCCCGAAGGTATCTTCGTCGGTGCGGTCATCGCCGATGGCCAGGATGAAATCGGGCTCGTACGTGGATAGCCAGCGCGTAGCCGCTGCCCCTTTGTTGATGCCCGCATTCTTGATCTCGATCACCTTGTTGCCTTCCAGCACCTGCAAATCGGTGTTGCTGGCCAGGAAGTTGAGGTGATTAACCAACTCTCGCGCCCGCGTGGCGCCCAACTCCGGATCGACGCGGCGGTAGTGCCAGACCAGGGAAAAGTCTTTTTCCTCGATGAAAGCGCCCGTCGTGCGGCCCACGCTCAACTCCAGAATCGGGCGAATTTCACGCTTCCAATCGCTGCGCAAAGGCTGAAATAAGGTCCAGTCGCCTTCTTTTGCCTTCAGCCACACGCCGTGCTCGGCAATAAAATCGATAGACAAATCGCCCAGCCATTGCTGCAAAGTAGCGCGGTCGCGGCCACTGATCACGACCACCCGGTTGCGCTCATCGGCGCTGAGCTGGCGCAGTAAGTCGAGCAGATCGGCGTCCGGCTTTGCGCGTTGCGGGTCGCGGGTGAAAGCGGCCAGTGTGCCATCGTAATCCAGCAACAGCAGTCGGTTGGTTGCCTGCGCGTATTCTGCGCGCATCTGTTGCTGATCCTGCGCACTAAACGCGGCGGTGGCCAGAGTTAGCTGCTTGTTTTTGCTGTAGAACAAGCGATTCATAAACAGCTCCACCCAATGATGCACATTGTATTGGCGCACAAGGGCTTGCATGCTTTCCATGCGCTGCACTTGTTCCTCTTCGGGCATCGTCAAGGCCTCGTGCATGACCTCGGCCAGTTGAATCGTATCGGTAGGGTTGATGATGAGGGCATCCGAAAGTTCACGGGCCGCGCCGGCCCGCTCACTCAGGATCAGCACGCCCTGCTGGCCTTCTTTGCTGGCCACAAACTCCTTGGCTACCAGGTTCATACCGTCGCGCATGGGCGTTACCAAGGCTACATCGGCCAAGCGGTATAGTGCCGAGAGCTCCTCGAGCGGGTAGGAGCGGTAGAAATACTGAATCGGAGTCCAGGTGATGCTGCTATATGCCGCGTTGATGCGGCCGACCAATTCGTCAATTTCCTCCTTAAGCGATTGATATTGAGCTACCTGATCACGCGAGGGTACCACTACCATCAGCAGCGTGACTTTGCCGCGCCATTCGGGGTGCCGTTGTAGGAGCAAGTCGTAGGCTTTTAGCCGTTCGGCAATCCCCTTCGTGTAGTCGAGGCGGTCGATGGACAGGATCACGCGCACTTCCTGCAACGCCTCGCGGTATTGTCGGATGTGCCCGGCCGCCTCTTCGGAAGCAGCTGTAGTGGCATACTTTTCATAGTCGATGCCCATCGGAAACGAGTCGACTACTACGCTGCGGTTGCCCAGCTCCACGATGCCGTTCTGGCTCGTTGCGCCCAGCAGGTGCGAGACGGCGCTCAGAAAATGGCGCATGTAGCCAAAGGTGTGGAAACCAATGAGATCGGCGCCCAGCATGCCCTCCAACAATTCTTTGCTCCACGGAATAACGCGCAGCAACTCATAGGAAGGAAAGGGGATGTGCAGGAAAAAGCCGATGCTGCTTTCAGGCCGCGCCTTGCGCAGCATCTGGGGCAGCAACAGCAGCTGGTAGTCGTGCACCCAGATGGTATCATCGGGGCCGGCCAGTTCCAGCACCGCGTGGCAGAATTTCTCGTTTACGGCCCGGTAGGTTTCCCATTGGGTTAGGTCATAAACGGCGTATTGGGAGAAGTAGTGGAAAGTAGGCCAGAGCGTTTCGTTGCTGAAGCCTTCGTAAAAACCCTTGATTTCGGCATCGGTCAGAAAC
This window encodes:
- a CDS encoding bifunctional alpha,alpha-trehalose-phosphate synthase (UDP-forming)/trehalose-phosphatase — translated: MSRTIIVSNRLPTKVQRTASVLSFTPSEGGLATGLGSIYKSDDNVWVGWPGLSIEGEDEQQHVVEQLHADSMRPVFLTDAEIKGFYEGFSNETLWPTFHYFSQYAVYDLTQWETYRAVNEKFCHAVLELAGPDDTIWVHDYQLLLLPQMLRKARPESSIGFFLHIPFPSYELLRVIPWSKELLEGMLGADLIGFHTFGYMRHFLSAVSHLLGATSQNGIVELGNRSVVVDSFPMGIDYEKYATTAASEEAAGHIRQYREALQEVRVILSIDRLDYTKGIAERLKAYDLLLQRHPEWRGKVTLLMVVVPSRDQVAQYQSLKEEIDELVGRINAAYSSITWTPIQYFYRSYPLEELSALYRLADVALVTPMRDGMNLVAKEFVASKEGQQGVLILSERAGAARELSDALIINPTDTIQLAEVMHEALTMPEEEQVQRMESMQALVRQYNVHHWVELFMNRLFYSKNKQLTLATAAFSAQDQQQMRAEYAQATNRLLLLDYDGTLAAFTRDPQRAKPDADLLDLLRQLSADERNRVVVISGRDRATLQQWLGDLSIDFIAEHGVWLKAKEGDWTLFQPLRSDWKREIRPILELSVGRTTGAFIEEKDFSLVWHYRRVDPELGATRARELVNHLNFLASNTDLQVLEGNKVIEIKNAGINKGAAATRWLSTYEPDFILAIGDDRTDEDTFGAMPPEAYTVKVGSTWRSLARFHIDTHEDARRLLRSLL
- a CDS encoding glycoside hydrolase family 15 protein; amino-acid sequence: MSTHPDLNIKHTYDMGLIGNCAYLALIKKDTSVSWLCWPRFDSSFVFGSLLDTEKGGEYSIKPAVGDFSTHQYYLENTNVLCTEVECATGRYRVTDFAPRFPQYDRYYKPLMFIRKVEPLAGEPVICVTCNPVGDYGKIQLSRRRSSNHIAFLGLEEEVRLTTDIPLTYVLDRQSFVLNETRYLVMTYGAPLEAPLDSTAERFLRETVQYWLRWVKSTSISNFYQTQVIRSALALKIHQYEDTGAIIAATTTSLPEAPGSGRNWDYRFCWMRDTYYILTAFNNIGHFEELERYFHYIANISAKIHDKYQPLYGISGTSELIEKELDHLEGYRGNKPVRIGNDAYTHIQNDVYGQVLVALLPLYVDKRFVNPERANPEKLLAEALNMIKATMNIPDAGLWEFRNIAQYHCYTYLFHWAGSNAARKVARSLRNPEMEALANELIRESAQKIEDCFDPKRGAYTNAIGSPHLDASTIQLIMMGYLDPASDVANTHLEALEKELKTPEGLFYRYRHADDFGTPETTFLICSFWYVEALACVGRVADAIREFEKLITYTNHLGLLSEDVDARTGSQWGNFPQAYSHVGLVNAAYRIAKKLDTPNFV